The window CTGGCGTCGGTGGTGTACGGCGGATCCGCGAACACGATGCCGGCATCGGCGATGGAGCCGTCCTGCACCACAGCCGCCACGCGCCCTTCGTGCACCGTGTAGCTGGCGGGGTCGGCCCCGCACGCCGCCAGGTTCTCGCGCAGCGCGCGCAGCGCCCCGCGCGCCACCTCCACGAAGTGGGCGTGTCTTGCGCCGCGGCTCAGCGCCTCGATGCCCACCGCCCCCGCTCCCGCGTACAGGTCGGCGAACACGCATCCCGCCACCGAACCGCCCAGCGACGAGAACAGCGACTCCTTGGTCCGGCGCATGGTGGGTCGAATGTCTCCGCCGGCGGGATAGCGGAGCTTTCGCCCCTTCCAGGTGCCGGCGGTGATGGTGGCGGCCGCGTGGCCATGGGAACTGGCGCGCATAGGTGTGCATTGTACCCGCCGCGAGCGGCGCTGTCCAAAACAAAGCCGCCGGCGTCACATTGACCGCCGGCGGCGTTGCAATCGGAATATGCGGCTGTGCCTACTGCGACGCGGTCGTCACCGGCCCGGTGGTAATGCTGAACCGCTGCACGGCTTCGCCGCCGGAGGAGTGCGAAACGCGCACGGTCACGTTGTGCACCACCACGTCGTTCTGGTCCTGCGGCAGTTCCCAGTCGATGCGGCCGTTCTCGTCGATGCGC of the Candidatus Krumholzibacteriia bacterium genome contains:
- the rsmD gene encoding 16S rRNA (guanine(966)-N(2))-methyltransferase RsmD; this translates as MRASSHGHAAATITAGTWKGRKLRYPAGGDIRPTMRRTKESLFSSLGGSVAGCVFADLYAGAGAVGIEALSRGARHAHFVEVARGALRALRENLAACGADPASYTVHEGRVAAVVQDGSIADAGIVFADPPYTTDASTDLLATLDPRSLPALEILVVEHRVKLPLAPAGHLRVDRERRFGDTVLTYLVPVSAA